CTTTTCATTAGTAGTGGTTGCCATTGCAGCTTTAAATCTGGTTTTGGATTTTGATTTTATCGAAAAATCTGCTGAGCGAGGCGCCCCAAAATACATGGAATGGTACGGTGCTTTTGGTCTGATGGTAACCCTTATCTGGCTCTATTTGGAAATCCTACGTTTGCTCTCCAAATTAAGAGAGCGCTAGGCTAATAGCTATGGAAAGCATTGTAGTTGAAGTACTGGTTCCTCAAGAACTCGATAAAGTTTGGGAAGCATGGACCCAGCCGGAGCATATACAGAAATGGAACTTTGCCAGTGATGATTGGCATTGTCCTGAAGTTATAAATGATCTTAAAGCTGGTGGTGCCTTACAATGGCGGATGGAATCCAAGGATGCTAGTGTTGGTTTTGATTTCAAGGGCACCTATCAAGAAGTGCGTCCCCAAGAATTTATCTGCTACCATATTGAAGATGGCCGTAAGGTTGAAATTTCCTTTATTGAAAGCGATGGCCAAGTAAAGCTTATTGAGCGCTTTGAGCCAGAAAATCAGAATAGCTTGGACTTACAAAAGCAAGGATGGCAAGCCATTCTCGAGAATTTCAAAAAGCATGCAGTCTCGCTTTAAAGCAGATCTTTGTATTTATCCGGAAAACGATACATTATATTTTTAGCAAAAGGACAGACCGGAAGTATTTTTAGATCATTAGCACGGCTGTAGTCCGCAACGGCCTCGAGTAATTGTTTCCCGATACCTCTGCCCGACATGTTCTCATCTACCTCAGTGTGCTTAATAACCAATTTGCCGCTTTCGGTTTGTAACAAATCCATAAAGCCACTAACTGCTGCTTCAGGTCCTTCTTTGTATTCGAAGATTCCTTCACCATTATCCTTCCACTTTGCCTCGATCATAAATTAAGTTTTGCAATTTTTTGTAAAAGTACCTCTGCCATTCGCTCTTGACTCTCAAAAGTCCAACCAGCGATATGCGGACTTAAAATCACCTTATTACTCTGAAGTAAGTATTCAAAATCATCCGTGCTTCCTTCTTGAACCAGATTCTCGAAACTGCTTTTTTCGTATTCCAATACATCCAAACAAGCTCCTCTAATTTTACCGGTCTTAAGTGCTTCCACCACGGCAGCAATGCGCACAATTTTACCACGAGCGGTATTGATCAATACAATTTGCTTCTGGCAGGCATCTATGAAATCCTGATCTACATAAAAGAGGGTTTCAGGATTTTGGGGTAGGTGTATGCTGATGATGTCTGCTTCTTGTTGCAACTCTTCGAGACTGCATTCTTCGACTTGAGAATTTGCATAGCCTTGTTTATACTTATCGTAGGCAATTACCCTACAATCCAAGCCCCGTAGTTTACTGGCAAAGGCCGATCCCATGGCACCATATCCAATTATCCCGACGGTTTTATCTTTTAGTTCAAAGCCACGATTTTCTTCGCGCAGCCACATGCCTTTGCGTACTTCTGAATCAGCGATGATCAGGCGATTATTTAAAGCTAAAAGCATTCCCAGAGCATGTTCCCCCACTGCATGGCGATTTCCCTCCGGAGCGGCTAATACCTCAATTCCCAATTCTCGGGCTTTCTCCAGATCAATATTCTCCAATCCGGCTCCTACCCTGGCGATGAACTTCAATTGGCTGGCTTTCTCTAAAAGCTGAGCATGCATGGGCATACGACTACGAAGCACCAATCCACTATAAGCTGACCAATTGATTTCCTCTTCTGCAGCGAGATATTCCTCTTCGATGTCGAAACCCAATTCTGGTAAGATTTCTTTAAAGCGATCGTGTACCCGATCCAATATCAATACTTTTCCTTTCATCGTATGCGCCAGCTAAAACCGGTATTCACAAAATAGTTACTAAACAAGCCTACGGCCGGACCAACACCCACCTGATTGCCTGCAAATAGCTCCCATTGGAAACGAGGACTAAGCTTAAAGCTAAAGCCAGCATCAAAGGCCAGGTAATCGCGGTTGGCCGAATTCAGGCTTAAACCATAAACCTCAGCAAATACTGAATAATACTCTTTGGAATAGGCCAATAAAACCGTCCATTGTGCGGTATAATCAATAAACTCATCATGGTAAAAACCCAAATTCCCACTCACAGACCATGGTCCTTGATTTAGGGCTGCTGAAAGGCGGTAATCCAAATTACTGAAGGAGCTTTGCACGATGAAGGCCCATTGAAAACTGGTTCCGTTTCCAGGTAGGCCAAAGCGTAGCATGAGATTCGGATCCTGACCTTCCCAGCGATAACCATCATCAAAGGTTGGATTATTAATACCATTCATTTGATAGGCTAAACCCACTTCAATCTGATGGCCTAGCCCCAGACGAATAGCAGTATTTGAACTTAGAATCCTTTGATTTACCACAATTTGATCCTCTCCCTGGCGATCGTAAAAATCTCGCCATTCCAAGCCTTGTTGAGCTTGTAGCCCCCATTTGGGTAATACGGCCGCTGAAAAAGTTTGACCAGGACGATCACTACTAAAGTCTTGCTGAGCCTGTAAACTGAAGCTAAAAAGGATAAATCCTAAGGCTATTTTCCATTTTCTCATAGCCCTAAGATCAGGCGTCCAATCTGGAAATACAAAAAGAGTCCAATAATATCGTTGAGGGTGGTAATAAATGGACCGGTGGCTAAGGCCGGATCAATTTTATATTTATTTAGCACTAAGGGCACGAAGGTTCCTATTAATGCCGCTACCACAATTACCGAGAATAAGGCCACACTTACGGTGAGGGCCAACTTCATTCCATAGCCTAAAAACAAGCTGGCACCAATCACCAGAATACTCAATATCAAACCATTAACCAGAGCCACTCCCAATTCCTTTACCAAGCGATTTAGGGTGGTATTATCGGCCAAAGACTGGCTGGCTAAACCTTGCACTATAATCGCTGAAGACTGTACGCCCACATTACCTCCCATTGCCGCGATTAGCGGAATAAAAAAGGCCATTTTGGGGATGATGTCAATATCACTTTCGTAGCGACCAATCACCGATGCGGCTAAAAGCCCACCAAACAATCCAATCAATAACCAAGGCAAACGAGCACGGGTGATTGACCAGAGGGTATCATCTGCTTCTACCTCATCGGTAAGACCACTGGCCAGGTTGTAATCTTCCTTCGCCTCATCACGAATTAAGTCCACCACATCATCAATGGTAATGCGACCTACCAGATGACCAAGTGGGTCAACCACCGGCATTACCACCAGATCGTATTTCTGCATGGTATTGGCCACTTCCTCTGCTTCGGTATTGACCTCTACGTATTGTACTTTATGGGAATAAACCTCCGAAATAGGAGTACGCGTAGGAGTTGTAAGTAACTTTTTAAGGGAAAGGGTGCCCAATAATTTATTCTGCCCGTTCACCACGTAAATGGCATGCACACGCTCTACTTCTTCCGCTTGCTTGCGCATTTCACGCACACATT
The Croceimicrobium hydrocarbonivorans genome window above contains:
- a CDS encoding NAD(P)-dependent oxidoreductase, which encodes MKGKVLILDRVHDRFKEILPELGFDIEEEYLAAEEEINWSAYSGLVLRSRMPMHAQLLEKASQLKFIARVGAGLENIDLEKARELGIEVLAAPEGNRHAVGEHALGMLLALNNRLIIADSEVRKGMWLREENRGFELKDKTVGIIGYGAMGSAFASKLRGLDCRVIAYDKYKQGYANSQVEECSLEELQQEADIISIHLPQNPETLFYVDQDFIDACQKQIVLINTARGKIVRIAAVVEALKTGKIRGACLDVLEYEKSSFENLVQEGSTDDFEYLLQSNKVILSPHIAGWTFESQERMAEVLLQKIAKLNL
- a CDS encoding SRPBCC domain-containing protein produces the protein MESIVVEVLVPQELDKVWEAWTQPEHIQKWNFASDDWHCPEVINDLKAGGALQWRMESKDASVGFDFKGTYQEVRPQEFICYHIEDGRKVEISFIESDGQVKLIERFEPENQNSLDLQKQGWQAILENFKKHAVSL
- a CDS encoding transporter family protein is translated as MRKWKIALGFILFSFSLQAQQDFSSDRPGQTFSAAVLPKWGLQAQQGLEWRDFYDRQGEDQIVVNQRILSSNTAIRLGLGHQIEVGLAYQMNGINNPTFDDGYRWEGQDPNLMLRFGLPGNGTSFQWAFIVQSSFSNLDYRLSAALNQGPWSVSGNLGFYHDEFIDYTAQWTVLLAYSKEYYSVFAEVYGLSLNSANRDYLAFDAGFSFKLSPRFQWELFAGNQVGVGPAVGLFSNYFVNTGFSWRIR
- a CDS encoding GNAT family N-acetyltransferase encodes the protein MIEAKWKDNGEGIFEYKEGPEAAVSGFMDLLQTESGKLVIKHTEVDENMSGRGIGKQLLEAVADYSRANDLKILPVCPFAKNIMYRFPDKYKDLL
- the mgtE gene encoding magnesium transporter, with the protein product MSVDLSKDFLQQLELDISQRHLSEYEELLKEGHPADLAEIIEKIDFDLALILYENLSDEIGAEVLMELDDDLRAKILADYTGKEIAQELIDNLDSDDAADLINELDEVQRREVLENIEDQKQAMDIARLLVYPEGTAGSLMGTEMIKVKDHWNVLECVREMRKQAEEVERVHAIYVVNGQNKLLGTLSLKKLLTTPTRTPISEVYSHKVQYVEVNTEAEEVANTMQKYDLVVMPVVDPLGHLVGRITIDDVVDLIRDEAKEDYNLASGLTDEVEADDTLWSITRARLPWLLIGLFGGLLAASVIGRYESDIDIIPKMAFFIPLIAAMGGNVGVQSSAIIVQGLASQSLADNTTLNRLVKELGVALVNGLILSILVIGASLFLGYGMKLALTVSVALFSVIVVAALIGTFVPLVLNKYKIDPALATGPFITTLNDIIGLFLYFQIGRLILGL